The region TTCCGAAAGTTGTTTGATCTAAGCTCCACCGAATGAGTGAGTTGGCCCGGGCTTCAGGTCCCATCCCGCCACGTAAGCTCCAGGATTTCGCTGCTGCGCCGTGATCCTCTCACTCTGCGCCCGCGCCACCGTAGCCACCCAAACCTTACTCGCACCCGCCTTCACCAACACTCGCGCACATTCCCGTGCCGTAGCCCCGGTCGTGAGGATGTCGTCGATGAGCAGAACCTCTTTGTTTGCAACGTCTCCACGAACCTCAAACGCCCCGCGCAGATTCCGTCGTCGAGCCTTCCGCGAAAGCGCAAACTGGCTCTCCGTGCTCTTTCGCCGAACGAGCACTCCATGAGCCGCCTTAAGCTTCTTTCCGCGTAACTCCTTTAGAACCGCATCCGCCAGCAACCGAGACTGGTTATACCCCCGCCTTCTCTGCGACCGCACAAACAAAGGAACAGCCACCACCAGCGCATGGTCCGCCATCTTTCCCTCAAGCGACAACACCGCCTCACTCAGCCCACCCCCAAGCAGACGCGCAGCACCGGTGACCTCTTCATACTTGAAGAGGTGGATCAACTCTCTAAGTTCTTCAGAATAAACACCATAGGCCACGGCCCTCGTAAAGTCCGGAGGTGCCAGCCTGCACTCCCGACAGAGGAGTCCTTCCTTCAGCATTCCGCTGAAGCGTGCATCTTCCATATCCAGATCGAGGTCGAGCGCGTCCCCACACCGCCCGCATTCCATACCCGTCTTCCAATGAATCCGACCCAGACAATCGCTGCACACCGGGACTGTATCCACTCGCAGCAGCGATCCACCGCAGACGCGGCAATCTCCAGGAAAAACGGTGGTAACAACATCGCCTGCGGCAATCCTCGCTGCATTGAAAGGACTTCGTAGCACTCTTGCGATGGCGCGCCAGCCGTTTTCGGCCAGCCTGCCACCCACGCGTTCAGGCCCCGCCCCACCAGGCGGACCTCCCGCACCAACTCCGAGCGTCTGGCCATTCAAGCTCTCGCTGAAGACACACCTCACTCGCCAGCGCACCGTTCAGCGCCAATGCCCGAAGTATAGTCTCAGCCGTCCCCTCCGCGTCAACCGTGTTGTGACTGATAAACTCCCATCCAAGCCCGAATCAACCTGAACACCTGCGGAGAACAACCTCGATGGCAGCCCCGACACACTTTCAACCTTTCGTTCCCGCCTCTGAGAACCGCCCCGAGTTCAGCCTGCGCGCCCTCATTCTTGGTGCTGTCTTTGCCTGGGTCTTTGGTGCGGTCACGGTTTATGTAGGTCTAAGAGCTGGCCTCACGGTCGCTGCGTCCATTCCGATTTCCGTCATCTCGATCTCCGTTCTTCGCGTATTCGGCAAGGCCAGCATTCTCGAAAACAACATCGTCCAGACGATCGGCAATGCAGGCCAGTCGATCGCTTCAGGCGTGATCTTCACCCTGCCCGCTTTGATCTTCCTGGGCTTCGATCTCGAATCCACCCGCATCTTTGCCCTTGCGCTCTTTGGCGGCTGGCTCGGCGTTCTCTTTATGATTCCACTTCGCCGCCAACTCATTGTGGAAGAGCATGGCACGCTACTCTACCCGGAGGGGACAGCCTGCGCAGACGTCCTGATCGCCGGAGAACGTGGCGGCTCCTTCGCCTCCCGAGTCTTCTTTGGCCTCGGCCTCGGTGCTCTCTACACCTTCTTCCAGAACGACAACATCTTCTCCCTTTGGCCCTCCGGACCCAACTATGAGCCGGACCTGGGCGGCTCCCAGCACATTCTTAAGGGGGCAGCGGTTCGTGCCGATTGCACGCCGGAATACCTGGGTGTGGGCTACATTATCGGTATCCGCGTTGCGGCAGTGATGCTGGCGGGTGGAGTGTTTTCCTGGCTCGTCCTCATGCCCGCCATCTACTTCTTTGGTCATGGTCTGACGATCTATCCGGGCACGGCACCGATCCAGACGATGGACCCCAGCACGCTTTGGAAGACTTATGTCCGGCCCATGGGGGCTGGTGCGGTGGCTACGGCGGGTCTCATCACTCTGATGCGTACTGCGCCCACCATCTTCTCTGCCTTGGCTGAAGGTGTACGGTCGATCCGGGCTTCAAGGGCCTCCGCCACCGTCAAGGCCAAGACTGAGACCATCCGCACGGCTAATGACCTGCCGATGTCGGTTGTGTTGGGTGGTTCGGCGCTCCTTGTCATCCTGATCGTCGCCTTCCTGCAGTTCCATCCTGTGCATGGTGCTCAAGTGGGTCTGCTGGCGAACATCGCGGCCGCTCTGCTGGTCGTCGTCTTCGGCTTCCTTTTCGTTACGGTCAGCGCTCGCATTGTGGGCATCGTCGGTTCCAGCGCCTCTCCGGTCTCCGGCATGACCATCGCCACACTCATGGCGACTTGTGCCGTCTTCCTGGTCAAGGGTTGGACTGCGCCTGCCTTTGGGGCGCTCGCAATTACCATCGGCGGCATCGTCTGCATCGCCGCGTCTAATGCGGGCGATACCTCGCAGGACCTCAAGACGGGCTATCTGATCGGAGCCACGCCGTGGAAACAGCAGGTGGCTCTGATCGCCGGCGTTGTGATCTGCGTCTTCTCCATCGGCGCTACGCTCAACGCGATGAACAACGGCCTGGAGTCCTTCCAGCGTGTCGCTGTGCCCATTACCGTCACGCCGCAGATGTATGCGGATGGCGTCCAACAGAAGGGACAGTTCACGCGCGATCGAGTCACCCTCACCACCAAGGCGGGCGCACGCGAGACCATTAACGACGGTCGTTCCTACATCCTCCTGAACGCCATCGGCTCATCCACGGTTCCGGACGGAAAGTATCTCCTCAACCCCGCCACCAATCAGATCGTCATTCAGTGGACACAGGGGATCGGCAGTGAAAAGGCGGCCGCCCCGCAGGGCAAGCTGATGGCCACGGTGATCAATGGCATCCTCTCCCGTAAGCTGCCCTGGGGGCTGGTGCTGCTTGGGGTTGCGCTGGTCATCGTCGTCGAACTGCTGGGTGTTCGTTCCCTCACCTTTGCTGTTGGTGCTTACCTTTCCATAGCAACTACGCTGGCGATCTTTGTGGGCGGGCTGATGCGGTGGATGGTGGATCGGGCGATGATTCATCATCATGCCAAGGCGAGCGCGGAGCTGTATCAGAGCTCGCTGCTGCTCTGGCAGAACGATCGTGAGGCGTTCTTTGTGCGTCATCCGGATTTCGATGAGACGAATCCGGATCATCTGGACCCGGCGAATGGGCTGCCGGTCCCCACCTCGGTCACGCCTTCGCTGGATATGGAGTCGGAGGTGTCGCCGGGTAGCCTGTACGCCTCGGGGTTGATTGCGGCGGGTGGGATTGTGGGGCTGCTGGGGGTCTGCATCCGGCTGCTGGAGGGTTTGTCCGAGCAGCGGGGGGGAAGCTGGCAGTTCTGGCGGTTTCCGGCCAGCTTCAGCGCACACTCTCCGTTGCATGACACGGTCAGTGTCGTAATGTTCGGTCTGCTGGCGTTCAGCTTGTACTACTTTGCGCGGAAGCCGCTGGATAGTTAGTTTTCCTGGTTCATTTGCTGGTCCATTGTTTCGGACCCGGTGGTGGGGCTGGCGGTGAGTGCAGGGTCCGCGGCGCTGCCGGCGACCGAGGTGCGGGGGGCGAAGACGTCCGGGCCTACCGGCTCTGCGCCCTGGCCGATCTGCCAGCGGCCGCGGTCGAGGTAGAGGATCGTGGAGATGAGCGGGATCTCCGGTTGAATGACGATGAGGGTTGCTAAGTAGCGTTTGGTTTTGAGGAGGGCCTCCCCCGCACCCCTGACCGGTCTGCTGCGACGAAGGGTGCCGGGGATCTGTGGGATCTCCAGGATGCGGGGGTTGAGCTCCGGGTGGGCGTTTCCGTAGGCGGCTATGCTGCGGGCGACCTGCTTGGGGGTGAGCCAGCCATAGTCGGCGATGATGTCATGGTGGACGGCGCCAGGGAAGTAGGCGTTGACGACGTCTCCGGCGAAGTTAGCGCAGTTTGCGGTGCTGAGATGGTAGCGATGAACGTTGATGCGGTCGTTCATGGCGTCGACGAAGGCTTCATCCTGCTCGCGGGTGGTGGCTAGCTGGTAGCCCCAGAGTTTGCGGTTGAAGGCTACCCCGGCGGACTCCCACCACTCGTCTGTAACCTTGGCCTTCTCCTTCCCGTCGGGGACGATGTCCGCGAGGTAGCGGCGGCGGTAGGTCTGGCGCATGTCCCAGGCGATCTCGGGCGTGACGTAGGACGGGATGTTCTGGGGGCTATCGGTTGCGTAGAGAAATTGCATGACTGGCGTTGCGATCCAGTCCAGATTGCCGATTTGGTGGTAGCGGGCGATGACGACGCCCTCCGGCTCGCCGGGCTGACACATGCGAAGCTTGAGGGGGCCAGCTGCGCACACGTGATCGAGGTAGATGGCGGCGTGGCCGACGGGCATCATGGTTCCGAAAGGGCCGAAGGGTTCACCGACCAGAACTGTGAGGGAGGCGTGGGCCTGATTGCAGACAGCAAAGACCGTTGCGACGACGTACGCGCACATCAGGGGCCTTATGCTCTGGAGGCGGAACCGGAACATGGGAATTTATGACGCGATTTTGGCAAAAAAGGTCGCCAAGGAGTGCCTTGATCAGGCCTCCTGTTCGGTAACCGTGCATTCGATCTCTGCGACCTCCTTTCCGCTGCGAAGCTTCGAACTGGTTACGAGGTAGACGGCGATG is a window of Granulicella tundricola MP5ACTX9 DNA encoding:
- a CDS encoding ComF family protein, with translation MECGRCGDALDLDLDMEDARFSGMLKEGLLCRECRLAPPDFTRAVAYGVYSEELRELIHLFKYEEVTGAARLLGGGLSEAVLSLEGKMADHALVVAVPLFVRSQRRRGYNQSRLLADAVLKELRGKKLKAAHGVLVRRKSTESQFALSRKARRRNLRGAFEVRGDVANKEVLLIDDILTTGATARECARVLVKAGASKVWVATVARAQSERITAQQRNPGAYVAGWDLKPGPTHSFGGA
- a CDS encoding OPT family oligopeptide transporter — its product is MAAPTHFQPFVPASENRPEFSLRALILGAVFAWVFGAVTVYVGLRAGLTVAASIPISVISISVLRVFGKASILENNIVQTIGNAGQSIASGVIFTLPALIFLGFDLESTRIFALALFGGWLGVLFMIPLRRQLIVEEHGTLLYPEGTACADVLIAGERGGSFASRVFFGLGLGALYTFFQNDNIFSLWPSGPNYEPDLGGSQHILKGAAVRADCTPEYLGVGYIIGIRVAAVMLAGGVFSWLVLMPAIYFFGHGLTIYPGTAPIQTMDPSTLWKTYVRPMGAGAVATAGLITLMRTAPTIFSALAEGVRSIRASRASATVKAKTETIRTANDLPMSVVLGGSALLVILIVAFLQFHPVHGAQVGLLANIAAALLVVVFGFLFVTVSARIVGIVGSSASPVSGMTIATLMATCAVFLVKGWTAPAFGALAITIGGIVCIAASNAGDTSQDLKTGYLIGATPWKQQVALIAGVVICVFSIGATLNAMNNGLESFQRVAVPITVTPQMYADGVQQKGQFTRDRVTLTTKAGARETINDGRSYILLNAIGSSTVPDGKYLLNPATNQIVIQWTQGIGSEKAAAPQGKLMATVINGILSRKLPWGLVLLGVALVIVVELLGVRSLTFAVGAYLSIATTLAIFVGGLMRWMVDRAMIHHHAKASAELYQSSLLLWQNDREAFFVRHPDFDETNPDHLDPANGLPVPTSVTPSLDMESEVSPGSLYASGLIAAGGIVGLLGVCIRLLEGLSEQRGGSWQFWRFPASFSAHSPLHDTVSVVMFGLLAFSLYYFARKPLDS
- a CDS encoding DUF4105 domain-containing protein translates to MCAYVVATVFAVCNQAHASLTVLVGEPFGPFGTMMPVGHAAIYLDHVCAAGPLKLRMCQPGEPEGVVIARYHQIGNLDWIATPVMQFLYATDSPQNIPSYVTPEIAWDMRQTYRRRYLADIVPDGKEKAKVTDEWWESAGVAFNRKLWGYQLATTREQDEAFVDAMNDRINVHRYHLSTANCANFAGDVVNAYFPGAVHHDIIADYGWLTPKQVARSIAAYGNAHPELNPRILEIPQIPGTLRRSRPVRGAGEALLKTKRYLATLIVIQPEIPLISTILYLDRGRWQIGQGAEPVGPDVFAPRTSVAGSAADPALTASPTTGSETMDQQMNQEN